A section of the Leptospira kobayashii genome encodes:
- a CDS encoding lysophospholipid acyltransferase family protein → MSIKSFIPAKLNLPALWFTDLSLPLILKLAHNLEGIEVSSEDQKMLKSFKNERILYISNHPTTKEPPVAYHSANIMSSRFFYMAAREVFDWAAGFVGEFIQSIGAFSVLAGAPDRESVKAAREILASPGGKLVLFPEGEPTSGMNDTLLPFQPGVSQLSFWGLEDALKKGTDVKISVILSFVKYRMTNSIEWMQKDIDLSLTRMEEKFGIAKTGKDIVHRFLSIGKRMIEREEREFHLSVPDDKTEDFDFRIGRIRHVMLDNIADKAKIPNWDKEANAIEKLRKILTTLELVSIGASDPNGELPSIEMANWARKAATKAYDYISIQTNYIKELPSAERLYEFLYRYESEIFGESSNRPHKAIVSFAKPFSMNDFYEDYKKDKRGTVDKLTDRFRKEMESLLETEKKKSVPLFPSNYIF, encoded by the coding sequence ATGTCAATCAAATCCTTTATTCCCGCTAAATTGAATTTGCCTGCGCTCTGGTTTACCGATCTTTCTTTGCCCCTGATCCTGAAACTCGCGCATAATTTAGAAGGAATCGAGGTTTCCTCCGAAGATCAGAAAATGTTAAAATCCTTCAAAAACGAGAGGATTTTATATATTTCCAACCATCCCACGACGAAAGAACCTCCCGTGGCCTATCATTCCGCAAATATCATGTCTTCCCGGTTTTTCTATATGGCAGCTCGAGAGGTTTTCGATTGGGCTGCAGGGTTCGTCGGGGAATTCATCCAATCGATTGGCGCCTTTTCCGTATTAGCCGGTGCTCCGGACAGAGAGTCGGTGAAAGCGGCAAGAGAAATTCTCGCGAGTCCCGGCGGCAAACTCGTGTTATTCCCAGAGGGAGAACCGACAAGCGGAATGAACGACACATTACTCCCCTTCCAACCGGGAGTTTCCCAATTGAGTTTTTGGGGTTTGGAAGATGCTTTAAAAAAGGGCACCGATGTTAAAATTTCAGTGATACTTTCTTTTGTAAAATACCGGATGACAAATTCGATCGAATGGATGCAAAAAGACATTGATCTCTCTCTTACCAGAATGGAGGAGAAATTCGGAATTGCAAAAACCGGTAAAGACATAGTTCATCGTTTTTTATCCATCGGCAAACGGATGATCGAAAGGGAAGAAAGAGAATTTCATCTTTCCGTCCCCGATGACAAAACGGAAGATTTCGATTTCAGAATCGGTCGCATTCGCCATGTTATGTTGGACAACATCGCCGACAAGGCAAAGATCCCGAACTGGGACAAGGAAGCGAACGCAATCGAAAAGTTAAGAAAGATCCTCACCACTTTGGAACTCGTGTCCATCGGAGCTTCCGATCCGAACGGGGAATTGCCTTCCATCGAAATGGCGAATTGGGCCCGCAAAGCCGCAACCAAAGCATACGACTATATTTCCATTCAAACAAATTATATCAAAGAATTACCTTCCGCAGAAAGATTATACGAATTCTTATACCGATACGAATCCGAAATTTTCGGGGAATCTTCCAACAGACCCCACAAAGCAATCGTTAGTTTTGCAAAACCTTTCTCCATGAATGATTTTTATGAGGATTATAAGAAAGACAAACGAGGAACCGTAGATAAATTGACGGACAGATTCCGTAAAGAAATGGAATCCCTACTCGAAACGGAAAAAAAGAAATCCGTTCCCCTCTTTCCTTCCAACTATATATTCTAA
- a CDS encoding rubrerythrin, producing the protein MISPAHSLEEQKLRSFFQELIPQTDKHSLWLNTLSLLEHIGSRKILMTQSSEETSEMILRHATEEARHALFFKKAARSIKSDFDSGYRATELLQGGSAKIYFAKLDASVRKNLKNAGYSGQTFTYLAYLYTTTVIEERAMIVYRIYNSVLEESNHSLNLNNLIMEEEGHLDEMSNELAKLDKDYKTRLVNMLGQEQKIFNRFFKALTLQAA; encoded by the coding sequence ATGATTTCCCCGGCCCATTCTTTAGAAGAACAAAAATTAAGATCATTCTTTCAAGAACTCATTCCTCAAACAGACAAACATTCCCTTTGGCTTAATACTTTATCTCTACTCGAACATATCGGTTCACGTAAAATTCTAATGACCCAATCCAGTGAAGAAACTTCGGAAATGATTTTACGTCATGCCACGGAAGAAGCTAGACATGCCTTGTTTTTCAAAAAAGCGGCGCGTTCCATAAAATCCGATTTTGATTCGGGATACCGTGCCACCGAACTACTGCAAGGTGGTTCCGCCAAAATTTATTTCGCAAAATTGGATGCTAGCGTCCGAAAAAACCTGAAAAATGCGGGCTATAGCGGTCAAACTTTCACTTATCTGGCATACCTCTATACAACTACCGTGATTGAAGAGAGAGCGATGATTGTTTACAGGATTTACAATTCCGTATTGGAAGAATCAAATCATTCTCTAAACTTAAACAATTTGATCATGGAAGAAGAAGGTCATTTGGATGAAATGTCAAACGAACTGGCGAAACTCGACAAAGATTACAAGACAAGACTCGTAAATATGTTGGGTCAGGAACAAAAAATCTTCAATCGGTTTTTCAAAGCACTCACTCTTCAAGCTGCCTGA
- a CDS encoding GldG family protein — translation MRLQILHKWKRSGRFLVFQVILFFVLSNVLLDRFVIRADISASSRLSFSKYTESILRSINKPLVIDAYYSSDLPSEYQVRLDVIQEYLMELSKRNSAQIKLNFYDPDSSPEAKQKVKDSGLIPNEIRKAGVSSPLFYEAYMGIVIHYDGESEVVPDFFFVEEAESQFVRAIRRIEERKLGQRIAVISDPGCFYYPKPGEGSGKDTWGVFFHQALAKEYGYPKEISLNKQKIGDEVKLILVIGSPQWSTQGKRNLEEYLLRGGRAIFLLGSMEFRLNPVRGAKGLSFEKASPAIPNANNSFWMDILSHYGFQLETDLVLDFQHPVHLAEQKGGRLPGYYPFWQVITKHDGDIHLGNEISNLTDVLLVPWVSSFSMDISKQRTMKYETLLWSGERISLVPNLVPVNGTNLASKGIPAKNRAPIAVLLEGRLNPFFKENSEKKKELTKIMLFSTPYFVSDILALPEFRIYLRDANVPFMLNAIDFFLEDRNHSSIRKQNLAILPLRAFSVYERNLYSAFNTFFIPMALFLYALRRIKKRQSARE, via the coding sequence ATGAGACTACAGATTTTACATAAATGGAAAAGATCGGGAAGATTTCTTGTCTTTCAGGTTATCTTGTTTTTTGTTCTCTCCAATGTTCTATTGGATCGTTTTGTCATTCGGGCGGATATTTCCGCATCCAGTAGATTGAGCTTCTCCAAATATACCGAATCGATTTTGCGTTCCATTAACAAACCGTTGGTGATAGATGCTTATTATTCTTCCGACCTTCCTTCGGAGTACCAAGTTCGTTTGGATGTGATTCAGGAATATTTGATGGAATTATCCAAACGAAATTCCGCACAAATCAAATTGAACTTTTATGATCCCGATAGTTCTCCGGAGGCCAAACAAAAGGTAAAAGATTCGGGACTCATTCCGAATGAGATTCGTAAGGCGGGAGTGAGTTCTCCTTTATTCTATGAAGCTTATATGGGGATTGTCATTCATTATGACGGTGAATCCGAAGTTGTTCCCGATTTTTTCTTTGTAGAAGAAGCAGAATCCCAATTCGTCCGTGCGATTCGTCGCATCGAAGAAAGAAAACTGGGACAAAGAATCGCAGTCATCTCCGATCCGGGTTGTTTTTATTACCCCAAACCGGGCGAAGGTTCGGGCAAGGATACATGGGGAGTCTTCTTTCACCAAGCACTTGCTAAAGAATACGGTTATCCTAAAGAAATATCTTTAAATAAACAAAAGATAGGCGATGAGGTCAAACTGATACTTGTCATCGGTTCTCCTCAATGGTCGACACAAGGTAAAAGGAATTTGGAAGAATACCTTCTTCGGGGAGGAAGAGCGATTTTTCTTTTGGGTTCGATGGAGTTTCGATTGAATCCGGTTCGCGGTGCAAAAGGACTTAGTTTCGAAAAAGCAAGTCCAGCCATACCGAATGCGAATAATTCCTTTTGGATGGATATTCTTTCCCATTACGGGTTTCAATTGGAAACGGATTTGGTTTTGGATTTTCAGCATCCTGTTCACTTGGCGGAACAAAAAGGAGGAAGACTTCCGGGTTATTATCCGTTTTGGCAAGTGATTACCAAACATGACGGAGATATACATTTGGGAAACGAAATATCCAATCTAACGGATGTTTTGCTGGTTCCTTGGGTTTCCTCTTTTTCCATGGATATTTCCAAACAAAGAACTATGAAATACGAGACTCTTCTTTGGTCCGGGGAAAGGATTTCGCTTGTTCCAAATTTGGTTCCAGTCAATGGAACGAATCTCGCTTCGAAAGGGATTCCCGCAAAAAATAGAGCTCCTATTGCGGTTCTTCTGGAAGGCAGATTAAATCCTTTCTTTAAAGAAAATTCGGAAAAGAAAAAGGAGTTAACAAAAATTATGCTCTTTTCAACACCTTATTTCGTATCGGATATTTTGGCTCTCCCCGAATTTCGAATCTATCTAAGAGACGCGAACGTACCTTTTATGTTAAACGCCATCGATTTTTTTCTGGAGGACAGAAATCATTCTTCCATACGCAAGCAGAATCTGGCGATTTTACCTCTTCGTGCTTTTTCCGTTTATGAAAGGAATCTTTACTCGGCATTCAATACTTTTTTTATACCGATGGCTTTGTTTTTATATGCGTTGCGGCGAATCAAAAAAAGACAATCAGCGCGTGAGTGA
- a CDS encoding ABC transporter permease produces MQKIKALFRKEILQNFNTPIGYTFIILFLLIESFVFFYGFKNASFWDRNSSEMEIFFMSAPVLFLVFIPSIGMRIWSDEKETGTWELLFTLPLTEWEIVIGKFLATCFSFAAALACTIFIPLTISVLGDPDWGIIFSGYVGMILLGLTFTSMVLYISLFAKSQITSFLVGFVFLGIIYLLGIQKLIDLLGSEYFGWLGIFSISKHYETFRLGIFDPRSFYFFLSLTATFLYLSVIHLQKKR; encoded by the coding sequence ATGCAAAAAATCAAAGCATTATTCCGAAAGGAAATTCTTCAGAATTTCAATACACCAATAGGATATACTTTTATCATCTTATTTTTGTTAATCGAAAGCTTTGTTTTTTTCTACGGATTTAAAAATGCTTCCTTTTGGGATCGAAACAGTTCCGAGATGGAAATCTTTTTTATGTCTGCACCCGTTCTGTTTCTGGTATTCATTCCTTCCATCGGAATGCGTATTTGGTCGGATGAAAAAGAAACGGGAACCTGGGAGCTGCTATTTACTCTTCCTCTTACCGAATGGGAAATCGTGATCGGAAAATTTTTGGCTACATGTTTTTCATTTGCTGCGGCACTGGCTTGCACGATCTTTATTCCTTTGACCATCTCAGTATTGGGAGATCCCGACTGGGGGATCATTTTTTCCGGTTATGTGGGCATGATTTTACTCGGACTTACATTTACTTCCATGGTTTTGTATATTTCTCTTTTTGCAAAAAGTCAGATCACTTCCTTTCTTGTCGGATTTGTTTTTTTGGGGATCATCTATTTGCTCGGGATTCAAAAACTCATCGATCTTTTAGGTTCGGAATATTTCGGTTGGCTCGGGATTTTTTCGATTTCCAAACATTATGAAACATTCCGGTTGGGGATCTTCGATCCCAGATCTTTTTATTTCTTTCTATCGTTGACTGCTACTTTTCTCTATCTCTCGGTTATCCATTTGCAAAAGAAAAGATGA